The proteins below come from a single Chrysoperla carnea chromosome 1, inChrCarn1.1, whole genome shotgun sequence genomic window:
- the LOC123305876 gene encoding glucose dehydrogenase [FAD, quinone]-like encodes MSTIYQLIYVVFVVNLCVITHVIGYNNEFKQYPETSELKSEYDFIVVGAGSAGCVLANRLSEIADWSVLLIEAGGPETFNMDVPALAGLNQHTSFDWSYYAEPSNHFGLGLENQTMYFPRGKVMGGSSVTNFMIYTRGNPKDYDQWNITGWSYIDVEKYFLKLENYNVPDPDNEFGNDGPMYINVVPYHSNLSNHILKAAQEYGLPLINTNGPKQVGVSRLQSTIKNGVRFSTNTGYLTPIRNSRPNLHLIRNCQVTKVLVDNFADSNPKASGVQFVCSDGKISTIFTRKEVILSAGAINSPQILMLSGIGPKNHLTELDIPLIKDLPVGDNMMDHINMFGLQFLVNQTVFPKSDFDLYETERSGPLSTPAAVEVISFSQQVGSEIPSIEQLFISSPPGKLVCENFNLKQDIYEEIYKPVETLPGFLVFSLLQHPKSRGWLRLRDSNPFSKPKIFPNYLSHPEDIDMLILGIKEAINISKQPSLQQYGTTLYNKPITQCKNYEFGSDDYWKCQIRTTTFTLYHQCGTCKMGEIGDPTAVVDSELKVQGVLGLRVVDASVMPEIITGHPNGPVIMIAEKAADLIKKDWNRT; translated from the coding sequence ATGTCAACAATATATCAGTTAATTTATGTTGTGTTTGTTGTTAATTTATGTGTAATAACACATGTAATTGGGTACAACAAtgaatttaaacaatatcctgAAACATCTGAATTAAAATCTGAATATGATTTTATTGTTGTTGGTGCGGGAAGTGCTGGATGTGTCTTAGCGAATCGTTTAAGTGAAATTGCCGATTGGAGTGTATTACTAATAGAAGCAGGCGGTCCGGAAACTTTTAATATGGATGTACCAGCACTAGCCGGCTTAAATCAACATACGTCATTTGATTGGAGTTATTATGCAGAACCATCAAATCATTTTGGATTAGGTTTAGAAAATCAAACAATGTATTTTCCGCGTGGTAAAGTTATGGGTGGCTCAAGTGTAAccaatttcatgatttatacACGTGGTAATCCAAAAGATTATGACCAATGGAATATTACTGGTTGGTCATATATTGacgttgaaaaatattttttgaaattggaaaattataatGTACCGGATCCGGATAATGAGTTTGGCAATGATGGGCCAATGTATATAAATGTTGTACCATACCATAGTAACTTATCAAATCATATATTAAAAGCAGCGCAAGAATACGGATTACCTCTGATAAACACTAACGGCCCGAAACAAGTTGGTGTATCCAGATTACAAAGTACAATTAAAAATGGTGTGCGATTCAGTACAAATACAGGATATTTAACACCGATTCGGAATTCACGtccaaatttacatttaattcgTAACTGTCAAGTAACAAAAGTACTAGTAGACAATTTTGCTGACTCGAATCCAAAAGCTTCTGGTGTACAATTTGTATGTTCTGATGGAAAAATCTCAACAATTTTTACTCGAAAAGAAGTTATTCTTTCTGCAGGAGCAATTAATTCACCACAAATTTTAATGCTTTCTGGTATTGGACCCAAGAATCATTTGACGGAACTTGATATACCTTTAATAAAAGACTTGCCGGTAGGAGATAATATGATGGATCATATTAACATGTTCGGCTTGCAATTTTTAGTAAATCAAACAGTTTTTCCAAAATCTGATTTCGATTTATATGAAACAGAACGATCTGGTCCTTTGTCCACTCCCGCAGCTGTTGAAGTTATAAGTTTTTCACAGCAAGTTGGCTCAGAAATTCCATCAATTGAACAACTATTTATTTCCAGTCCTCCAGGTAAACTAGTATGCgagaattttaatttgaaacaagATATCTACGAAGAAATATACAAACCTGTAGAAACTCTACCAGGATTTTTggtattttcattattacaacaCCCAAAAAGTCGCGGATGGTTACGTTTACGTGATTCAAATCCattttcaaaaccaaaaatattccCAAATTACTTATCCCATCCAGAAGACATTGACATGTTAATACTAGGTATAAAGGAAGCAATAAATATATCGAAACAACCATCGCTTCAGCAATATGGAACAACGCTGTATAATAAACCAATTACACAATGTAAGAATTATGAATTTGGATCAGATGATTATtggaaatgtcaaattcgaaCAACTACCTTCACATTATATCATCAATGTGGCACATGTAAAATGGGTGAAATTGGTGATCCAACAGCTGTTGTGGATTCAGAGTTAAAAGTGCAAGGTGTTCTTGGACTACGTGTTGTAGATGCAAGTGTTATGCCAGAAATTATTACAGGACATCCAAATGGCCCAGTGATAATGATTGCTGAAAAAGCAgcagatttaataaaaaaggattGGAATCGAACGTAA
- the LOC123290796 gene encoding 4-pyridoxate dehydrogenase-like: MDNLEFIANQYPETELSALERTYDYIVVGAGTAGCVMANRLSENPNMKVLLIEAGGIETRAMDIPGLAGAFQDTEGILDKDVLPEPFDPIEIDWGYFTEPSDTFADGLIDNSVLYPRGKVMGGSSTINYMIYTRGNPEDYNRWGYNWTFNDCHKYFKKAEDYQVDDPSEINNYFGKNGPMHIESPSYRSEFSSAIIKANEQFGYKQININGPNQIGVSRLQRTIKNGYRFSTNSAYLISVRDKRPNLHLRRHSLVTRILISKLQKIPRAYGVVFHSELTTHTIYAKREVIICAGAINSPQLLMLSGIGPMEHLNELGIPVIKNLPVGDNLQDHIYTGGLQFLLNQTVYPITDFGLWLTDRSGPLSLPALIETYGFSQPIDKIQSIEQLYITAAMQLKSAQTMNMKPSVFETTYAPFQLDPGFLIFSLLQKPKSRGYLRLRGCDPTLKPKIYPQYFSHPDDLEIMLNGVKEAINITKQDALQKFGAKLLPIPIPTCAQHTFKSDNYWRCHIKSLVATLFHYCGTCKMGDKSDPTTVVDPHLRVHGIDGLRVCDASIMPEIIAGHLNVPTMMIAEKCADDIKETWF, translated from the coding sequence ATGGATAATTTGGAATTTATTGCAAATCAATATCCAGAAACTGAATTATCAGCTCTTGAACGTACATACGATTACATTGTAGTTGGTGCTGGCACAGCAGGTTGTGTTATGGCAAATCGATTAAGTGAAAATCCAAACATGAAAGTGTTACTAATTGAAGCTGGTGGTATAGAGACACGTGCAATGGATATTCCAGGTTTAGCTGGCGCATTTCAAGATACGGAGGGTATACTCGATAAAGATGTATTACCAGAACCATTTGATCCAATTGAAATCGATTGGGGATATTTTACTGAACCATCAGACACGTTTGCCGATGGATTAATTGATAATTCGGTACTTTATCCCCGTGGGAAAGTTATGGGTGGATCAAGTACAATTAACTATATGATATACACTCGTGGCAATCCCGAAGATTATAATCGTTGGGGCTATAATTGGACGTTTAATGATTGTCATAAGTATTTCAAGAAAGCAGAAGATTATCAAGTTGACGATCCTTcagaaataaacaattattttggaaaaaatgggcCAATGCATATAGAATCTCCTTCCTATCGCAGTGAGTTTTCTTCAGCAATAATAAAAGCAAATGAACAATTTGGGTATAAACAGATAAATATTAATGGACCTAATCAAATTGGTGTTTCTCGATTGCaaagaacaattaaaaatggttACCGATTTAGTACTAACAGTGCATATTTGATATCAGTTCGAGATAAACGACCAAATTTACATTTACGTAGGCATAGTTTAGTAACACGAATATTAATTAGTAAGTTACAAAAAATTCCACGAGCTTATGGCGTGGTTTTTCATAGTGAACTAACAACTCATACAATTTATGCTAAACGTGAGGTTATAATTTGTGCTGGAGCAATAAATTCACCgcaattattaatgttatctgGAATCGGTCCTATGGAACATTTAAATGAATTAGGAATACCGgtgattaaaaatttaccagTGGGTGATAACTTGCAAGATCATATTTACACGGGAGgtctacaatttttattaaatcaaaccGTTTATCCTATAACCGATTTTGGTTTATGGCTAACAGACCGTTCTGGACCACTATCACTGCCTGCTCTTATAGAAACTTATGGATTTTCACAACcgattgataaaattcaatcaatcgAACAGTTATATATTACAGCGGCAATGCAATTAAAGTCTGCACAAACTATGAATATGAAACCTAGTGTATTCGAAACAACATATGCACCATTTCAATTGGATCctggatttttaatattttcactcttaCAAAAACCTAAGTCACGTGGATACCTTCGGTTACGCGGTTGTGATCCAactttaaaaccaaaaatatatcCGCAATATTTTTCACATCCAGATGATCTGGAAATAATGCTGAATGGTGTTAAAGAAGCgattaatataacaaaacaagATGCATTACAAAAGTTTGGAGCCAAACTACTTCCTATTCCTATACCCACATGCGCACAACATACTTTTAAATCGGATAACTATTGGAGATGTCATATAAAATCGTTAGTTGCGACACTGTTTCACTATTGTGGTACGTGTAAAATGGGTGATAAAAGTGATCCCACAACTGTTGTGGACCCTCATTTAAGGGTGCATGGTATAGATGGATTACGAGTATGTGATGCAAGTATCATGCCAGAAATTATTGCTGGGCATTTAAATGTTCCAACGATGATGATTGCTGAAAAATGTGCAGATGACATAAAAGAAAcatggttttaa